One Mycobacterium sp. SMC-4 DNA window includes the following coding sequences:
- a CDS encoding ESX-1 secretion-associated protein, with translation MGTSGAVHVDLAAMRAAAREYEAASSLIDAAVRNHLSALSFDGATAGRAYVAHGDALRSALETVATALRQWSRAASEIAAELHACADRYRDADIRTGRQVG, from the coding sequence ATGGGGACATCCGGCGCGGTGCATGTCGATCTCGCGGCAATGCGCGCGGCGGCGCGCGAGTACGAGGCCGCATCGTCGCTGATCGATGCCGCTGTGCGAAACCATCTCAGCGCGTTGAGTTTTGACGGTGCCACCGCCGGCCGGGCCTACGTCGCTCACGGTGATGCGCTGCGCAGCGCGCTCGAGACGGTGGCAACGGCCCTGCGGCAGTGGTCACGGGCAGCGTCGGAGATCGCCGCAGAGTTGCACGCGTGTGCCGATCGCTACCGCGACGCCGACATCCGCACCGGAAGGCAGGTGGGCTAG